One window of Botrimarina mediterranea genomic DNA carries:
- a CDS encoding M20 family metallo-hydrolase: MNPPIIDIERLVGELQQLATISDCPEPPPAVTRVVFTETDLRARDYLRSLYEAAGLAVRVDAIGNTFARWEGSEPSLGAVGTGSHCDAIPHAGLYDGTVGVLGGLEAIRALQAAGFQPRRSIEVVMFTSEEPTRFGVGCTGSRLMSGAMSPADLVKLTDEVGDDYDTVRKRAGFSGDLASAKLPNGYYEAFVELHIEQGPELEANDLAIGVVTAIAAPAQADFTVTGEGGHAGAVLMPRRRDALIASAAMVSAIDSVARASKSPDMVATVGKLEVHPGAVNSIPSRVRFTLDLRDIDGANRDAVLKEIEDEVDRIAVERGVKVEHRILNADPPAISDKNVVSAAVSAAESLNLGYQEMISRAYHDSLFMARVAPMGMIFIPCRGGVSHRPDEYSSPEAIAAGVQALALTLASLAG, encoded by the coding sequence GTGAATCCACCAATAATTGATATCGAGCGTCTCGTCGGCGAGTTGCAGCAGCTTGCGACGATCAGTGACTGCCCTGAGCCGCCTCCGGCGGTGACGCGGGTCGTCTTTACCGAGACCGACCTTCGGGCGCGGGACTACCTGCGCTCGCTCTACGAAGCGGCGGGCCTCGCGGTGCGTGTCGATGCGATCGGCAACACGTTTGCGCGCTGGGAGGGGAGCGAGCCATCGCTCGGCGCCGTCGGAACGGGCTCTCACTGCGACGCTATTCCGCACGCCGGGTTGTACGACGGCACGGTTGGCGTGCTCGGTGGGCTCGAGGCGATTCGCGCGCTGCAGGCTGCGGGCTTCCAGCCGCGGCGGTCGATCGAGGTGGTGATGTTCACCAGCGAGGAGCCGACACGCTTCGGCGTCGGTTGCACCGGCAGTCGGCTGATGAGTGGCGCCATGTCACCTGCCGACTTGGTGAAGCTCACCGACGAAGTCGGCGACGACTACGACACCGTTCGCAAGCGTGCCGGATTCTCTGGCGATCTCGCGAGCGCCAAGCTCCCCAATGGCTATTACGAAGCCTTCGTCGAACTGCACATCGAGCAGGGGCCCGAGCTCGAAGCAAACGACCTTGCGATCGGCGTGGTGACGGCGATCGCGGCGCCCGCTCAAGCGGACTTCACCGTTACCGGCGAAGGGGGCCACGCCGGCGCCGTGCTGATGCCTCGCCGCCGCGATGCGCTCATCGCGTCCGCGGCGATGGTCAGCGCGATTGACTCGGTTGCTCGCGCCAGCAAGAGCCCCGACATGGTGGCCACCGTTGGCAAGCTTGAAGTTCATCCCGGCGCCGTGAACTCGATCCCCAGCCGTGTGCGGTTCACGCTCGACCTCCGCGACATCGACGGCGCCAACCGCGACGCGGTGCTTAAGGAGATCGAGGATGAGGTCGATCGCATCGCCGTCGAGCGTGGCGTCAAGGTTGAGCACCGCATCCTCAACGCCGACCCGCCGGCGATCTCCGATAAGAATGTTGTGAGCGCCGCCGTCAGCGCCGCCGAGTCGCTGAATCTCGGTTACCAAGAGATGATCAGCCGGGCTTACCACGACTCGCTGTTCATGGCGCGCGTCGCGCCGATGGGAATGATCTTCATCCCCTGCCGCGGCGGCGTATCGCACCGACCGGATGAGTACTCGTCGCCCGAAGCGATCGCCGCGGGGGTGCAAGCGCTTGCGCTAACGCTGGCGAGCTTGGCGGGTTGA
- the allB gene encoding allantoinase AllB, translating into MSPHGAALVIRSRRVVTTGGVKPASLRVENGIIAAIDSYDTNEGEDFGDLVILPGLVDPHVHLNEPGRTDWEGFATGAAAAAAGGVTTLVDMPLNSSPVTTSVEALAAKRQAAEGKLSVDVAFHAGLVPGNEGEIEALLDAGCRGVKAFLCHSGIDDFPAATERELRAVMPLLAARGVPLLAHAEIVHDTPPMSDPRRYADYLASRPVSFERDAVGMLLRLCEQTRCPTHIVHLADAGSLPAIDAAKAKGLPLTVETCPHYLTFAAEEVPDGATAYKCAPPIRDAANREGLWRGLAEGLIDFIATDHSPCPPELKRMEEGRFDVAWGGISSLQLALPSVWTEASRRGHTLLEIADWLSHKSGQLVGINAGIQEGAEANVVVFDPDEEFTVVGAELLHRHKVTPYEGRRLRGVVKQVFLRGESPGPGKGRTV; encoded by the coding sequence ATGAGTCCTCACGGCGCAGCCCTAGTTATCCGTAGCCGTCGCGTCGTGACGACGGGGGGCGTCAAGCCGGCGAGTTTGCGAGTCGAGAATGGCATCATCGCCGCGATCGATTCGTATGACACGAACGAAGGCGAAGACTTTGGAGACCTCGTTATCCTGCCAGGACTCGTGGACCCACACGTCCATCTCAACGAGCCCGGCCGCACCGATTGGGAAGGGTTTGCGACCGGCGCCGCGGCTGCCGCGGCGGGCGGCGTGACGACGCTCGTCGACATGCCGCTCAACAGCTCGCCGGTGACGACGAGTGTGGAGGCGCTCGCCGCTAAGCGGCAAGCCGCTGAGGGAAAGCTTTCCGTTGATGTGGCGTTTCATGCGGGCTTGGTGCCGGGCAATGAGGGTGAGATCGAGGCGCTGCTCGACGCCGGCTGCCGGGGCGTGAAAGCGTTCTTGTGTCACAGCGGCATCGACGACTTTCCAGCAGCAACCGAGCGCGAGCTACGCGCGGTGATGCCGCTGTTGGCGGCGCGCGGGGTTCCCTTGCTTGCGCACGCCGAGATTGTCCACGACACGCCACCAATGAGCGACCCGCGGCGTTACGCCGACTACTTGGCTTCGCGGCCAGTGAGCTTCGAACGCGACGCGGTAGGCATGCTGCTTCGGCTATGTGAGCAGACGCGTTGCCCGACCCACATCGTGCACCTCGCCGACGCGGGGAGTCTGCCAGCGATCGACGCGGCGAAGGCCAAAGGGCTGCCGCTGACCGTTGAGACGTGCCCGCACTACCTGACGTTTGCGGCGGAAGAGGTCCCCGATGGCGCAACAGCCTACAAGTGCGCGCCGCCGATCCGCGACGCCGCGAATCGTGAGGGACTTTGGAGAGGGCTCGCCGAAGGGCTAATTGACTTCATCGCGACCGATCATTCGCCCTGTCCGCCTGAATTGAAGCGGATGGAAGAGGGCCGCTTCGATGTGGCTTGGGGAGGGATCAGCTCGCTGCAACTCGCGTTGCCGTCCGTGTGGACCGAAGCGTCGCGCCGCGGCCACACGCTGCTGGAGATCGCCGACTGGTTAAGCCATAAGTCGGGTCAACTCGTCGGAATCAATGCGGGCATTCAAGAAGGCGCTGAGGCGAATGTGGTTGTCTTCGACCCCGACGAGGAGTTCACGGTCGTCGGCGCCGAGTTGCTGCATCGCCACAAGGTGACCCCGTACGAGGGCCGCCGCCTACGTGGTGTCGTGAAGCAAGTCTTTCTCCGCGGCGAGTCGCCGGGGCCTGGAAAGGGACGCACGGTATGA
- a CDS encoding xanthine dehydrogenase small subunit, which yields MRNSLVFYVNGSRHEVRGEAAGLTLSDYLRGGCGSLQGDRLCGTKIACAEGDCGACTVLVGKPADDERSVVYQSIDACIAFVYQMDRRHVVTVEGLQDGDTLSPVQQAMIDCHGSQCGFCTPGFVMALQGLVEESEGDQPLEDETLRLGLSGNLCRCTGYSQILDAGKRLDPKRVASISKRYDTTAMLADFATLGDGPVRVNSRDTHLSNGHAPAAPPVDIFLPSTLDELLEHRAQHPDARLISGATDIGVQFNHGKVAPAALITTQTVRELNRLEVIDGQLVIGAATSWARIEAYTKNAIPAYHAILTRFGSPQVRHVGTLIGNLANASPIADSIPLHYVAQSTLELASIRGRREVPIEEFYLGYKQLDLQPDEVIVAVRTPLPKANVRLRLYKVSKRRDMDISTVTLAFWLEVEGDLCTAARIATGGVGPTVVRLPRAEESLVARPLTLEAMQTAGRIARDEIQPISDVRGGAEYRLQLVENLFAKCWHEVKGGEVFSGSK from the coding sequence ATGCGTAATAGCCTCGTTTTCTATGTTAACGGCTCCCGGCACGAGGTGCGCGGCGAGGCGGCCGGGCTCACTCTGAGCGACTATTTGCGGGGCGGCTGCGGATCGCTGCAAGGTGACCGGCTCTGCGGCACGAAGATCGCCTGCGCCGAGGGGGACTGCGGGGCCTGCACGGTCTTGGTGGGTAAGCCCGCCGATGATGAACGATCGGTCGTCTACCAGTCGATCGACGCCTGTATCGCCTTCGTCTACCAGATGGACCGCCGGCATGTGGTGACGGTCGAGGGCCTCCAGGACGGCGACACGCTGTCCCCCGTCCAGCAGGCGATGATCGACTGCCACGGCAGCCAGTGCGGCTTCTGCACGCCCGGCTTCGTGATGGCCCTCCAGGGGCTCGTCGAGGAGTCCGAGGGCGACCAGCCGCTCGAAGACGAGACGCTGCGGCTGGGCCTCTCGGGCAACCTCTGCCGCTGCACCGGCTACTCGCAGATCCTCGACGCGGGCAAGCGGCTCGACCCCAAGCGGGTGGCGTCGATCTCCAAACGCTACGACACCACGGCGATGCTCGCCGATTTTGCCACGCTCGGTGACGGCCCGGTGCGGGTCAACTCGCGCGACACCCACCTGTCGAACGGCCACGCCCCGGCGGCGCCGCCGGTGGACATCTTCTTGCCGTCGACGCTCGACGAACTACTTGAGCACCGGGCCCAGCACCCCGACGCGCGCCTCATCAGCGGCGCCACCGACATCGGCGTGCAGTTCAATCACGGCAAGGTCGCCCCGGCTGCGCTCATCACGACGCAGACCGTCCGCGAGCTGAACCGGCTCGAGGTGATCGACGGCCAGCTCGTCATCGGCGCCGCGACTTCGTGGGCGCGCATCGAGGCGTACACCAAGAACGCGATCCCCGCCTACCACGCCATCCTCACTCGTTTTGGCAGCCCCCAAGTGCGGCATGTCGGCACGCTCATCGGCAATCTTGCGAACGCCTCACCAATCGCTGACTCGATCCCGCTGCACTACGTCGCCCAATCGACGCTCGAACTTGCCAGCATCCGCGGCCGCCGCGAGGTCCCAATCGAAGAGTTCTATCTCGGCTACAAGCAGCTCGACCTCCAGCCCGACGAAGTGATCGTCGCCGTGCGGACACCGCTGCCGAAAGCGAACGTCCGACTGCGGCTCTACAAAGTCTCGAAGCGCCGCGACATGGACATCAGCACCGTGACGCTGGCGTTCTGGCTCGAAGTCGAGGGCGACCTCTGCACCGCGGCAAGAATCGCGACTGGCGGCGTCGGTCCCACCGTCGTTCGCTTACCGCGCGCGGAAGAGTCACTCGTCGCCCGCCCGCTAACGCTCGAAGCCATGCAAACCGCCGGCCGCATCGCCCGCGACGAGATCCAACCGATCTCCGACGTCCGCGGCGGCGCCGAGTATCGCTTGCAACTCGTGGAGAACCTCTTCGCCAAGTGTTGGCATGAGGTGAAGGGCGGAGAAGTGTTTAGCGGATCGAAGTGA
- the allE gene encoding (S)-ureidoglycine aminohydrolase, with amino-acid sequence MSGPFGETRTRVEWNHALIAPDGHVPGLPPGWGSARGYLLISPVMNGAGGPRFCQYLVEGGEGSETHCAAFGLQRLVYVLAGTATLDGDTLATDDFVYFPADDEYQFTAPAGAKLLVFEKPYEPVEGIEPPTRRTGSLADAPTEPFLGDPDAMLSTLLPIEPGFDMAVNVFNFKPGAALPFVETHVMEHGLFMRAGQGVYRLGDKWYPVQAGDSIWMASYCPQWFVAMGKSPASYVYYKDVHRDPLGFSV; translated from the coding sequence ATGAGCGGCCCCTTCGGCGAGACCCGCACCCGTGTCGAGTGGAACCACGCCCTGATCGCCCCGGACGGTCACGTGCCGGGGCTGCCGCCGGGATGGGGTTCGGCACGGGGTTACCTCCTCATCAGCCCCGTGATGAACGGCGCCGGCGGGCCGCGGTTCTGCCAGTACCTCGTCGAAGGGGGCGAAGGTAGTGAAACCCACTGCGCCGCCTTCGGCTTGCAGCGGCTTGTTTACGTCTTGGCGGGGACGGCGACACTCGACGGCGATACGCTCGCTACTGACGACTTCGTCTACTTTCCTGCGGACGACGAGTACCAATTCACCGCCCCAGCCGGAGCGAAGCTTCTAGTGTTCGAGAAGCCTTACGAGCCAGTCGAAGGCATCGAGCCGCCAACTCGGCGCACCGGATCGCTTGCCGATGCGCCGACGGAGCCGTTCCTCGGCGACCCCGACGCGATGCTCTCGACGCTGCTGCCGATCGAGCCCGGGTTCGATATGGCGGTGAACGTCTTCAACTTCAAACCCGGCGCCGCACTGCCGTTCGTCGAGACGCACGTCATGGAGCACGGGCTCTTCATGAGGGCAGGGCAGGGCGTCTACCGTCTTGGCGACAAGTGGTACCCGGTGCAGGCAGGTGACTCGATTTGGATGGCGTCCTACTGCCCGCAGTGGTTCGTCGCGATGGGCAAGTCGCCGGCGTCGTACGTCTACTACAAAGATGTCCACCGCGACCCGCTTGGTTTCTCCGTTTGA
- the hydA gene encoding dihydropyrimidinase: MSLLIKNGRVVTSNDDFIGDVLCEGETITAVGQGLTAPAGAEVVDATGKLVFPGFIDPHVHIYLPFMGTYAKDDYDSASRAALVGGTTSLIEMVCPGRQEDPVEAYKLWKSKAEGLSACDFAFHMGVTRFDESTPAALKEIVADGTASFKVFLAYKGALGVDDEELYKTLALAKELGVIVTAHCENESLVSQLQAKLLAEGKTGPEWHEPSRPVQVETEGVRHLMTFAELTGAHVYVVHTSCKGAVHAAMEAKLRGVQAWVETVIPYLVLDDTAAQKPDFEGAKYVMSPPIRAARHQPFLWDALRSGAVSTVATDHAPFDFGPGDGSGQKEMGRGDFTKIPNGIPSVEHRVRLLYTHGVATGRIDLPTFVNAASTRAAKLFGLYPRKGTIQPGADADLVVYDPAVKETLSAKTHLMATDYDAFEGWQVTGRCDLVTVRGKKMVEAGKFVGELGHGKFLKREPTHF; encoded by the coding sequence ATGTCCCTCCTAATCAAGAACGGCCGCGTCGTCACTTCGAACGACGACTTCATCGGCGACGTGCTCTGCGAAGGAGAGACGATTACCGCCGTGGGGCAGGGGCTCACGGCGCCGGCGGGGGCCGAGGTTGTTGACGCGACGGGCAAGCTCGTCTTCCCAGGGTTCATCGACCCGCACGTGCACATCTACCTGCCGTTCATGGGGACGTACGCCAAGGACGACTACGACTCGGCCAGCCGTGCGGCGCTCGTGGGCGGGACGACCTCGCTGATCGAGATGGTCTGCCCCGGCCGGCAGGAGGACCCCGTCGAGGCCTACAAGCTTTGGAAGAGTAAGGCCGAGGGGCTGTCGGCGTGCGACTTCGCGTTCCACATGGGCGTGACGCGCTTCGACGAATCGACACCCGCGGCGCTGAAGGAAATCGTCGCCGACGGCACAGCCAGCTTCAAAGTCTTCCTCGCTTATAAGGGCGCGCTAGGCGTTGACGACGAAGAGCTCTACAAGACGCTTGCGCTGGCGAAGGAACTCGGTGTTATCGTCACCGCGCACTGCGAGAACGAGTCGCTTGTCTCACAGCTCCAAGCCAAACTCCTCGCCGAAGGGAAGACAGGCCCCGAGTGGCACGAACCCTCACGGCCCGTGCAGGTCGAGACCGAGGGCGTAAGGCACTTGATGACGTTCGCCGAGCTGACCGGCGCCCACGTCTACGTCGTCCACACCAGCTGTAAGGGCGCCGTCCACGCGGCGATGGAGGCCAAACTCCGCGGCGTGCAGGCGTGGGTCGAGACGGTGATTCCGTATCTCGTGCTCGATGATACGGCCGCCCAAAAGCCTGACTTCGAGGGCGCCAAGTACGTTATGTCGCCGCCGATCCGCGCCGCGCGGCACCAGCCCTTCTTGTGGGACGCCCTGCGGAGCGGCGCGGTGAGCACGGTCGCCACCGACCACGCGCCGTTCGACTTCGGTCCCGGAGATGGAAGCGGCCAGAAGGAGATGGGCCGCGGCGACTTCACCAAGATCCCCAACGGCATCCCCAGCGTCGAGCACCGCGTGCGGTTGCTCTACACGCACGGCGTCGCGACCGGCCGCATCGACCTGCCGACCTTCGTCAACGCCGCCAGTACGCGAGCCGCCAAGCTCTTCGGCCTTTACCCCCGCAAGGGAACGATTCAACCCGGCGCCGACGCCGACCTCGTCGTCTACGACCCGGCGGTCAAAGAAACGCTCTCCGCGAAGACCCACCTGATGGCGACCGACTACGACGCCTTCGAAGGCTGGCAGGTCACAGGCCGCTGCGACCTCGTGACCGTCCGCGGCAAGAAGATGGTCGAAGCGGGCAAGTTCGTTGGCGAGCTAGGCCACGGGAAGTTCTTGAAGCGCGAGCCGACGCATTTTTGA
- the pucL gene encoding factor-independent urate hydroxylase translates to MSVHLARDSYGKHRVRVSKVRRPREAPANQERHEFVEVSVDVELEGDFAASFTAGDNRLVIATDTCKNTVYALAKDHDVATIESFGLAIAEHFLERYDHVQLCRVSLTETVWDRLGESLHGFVARDRATPTAVVTLERDAESEVVAGVAKLLIAKTTESGFSDFHRDEYRTLPDVDDRILATELTAQWLYRGEGAGSGGDFLGNRRAVVDALLTAFLDHYSRSVQETLYRMGSAALEACPEADEITLTMPNKHHLLAKLVPEGTTNDNEVFVVTDEPFGYISGTIKR, encoded by the coding sequence ATGTCCGTCCATCTCGCCCGCGACAGCTACGGCAAGCACCGCGTCCGCGTCAGCAAGGTCCGTCGCCCGCGCGAGGCGCCCGCCAACCAGGAACGGCATGAGTTCGTCGAGGTGTCGGTCGATGTCGAACTCGAAGGTGACTTCGCGGCGTCGTTCACGGCCGGCGATAACCGTCTCGTCATCGCGACCGACACCTGCAAGAACACGGTCTACGCCCTGGCGAAGGACCACGACGTGGCGACGATCGAGTCCTTCGGCCTCGCAATCGCTGAACACTTTTTAGAGCGCTACGATCACGTCCAGCTCTGCCGCGTCTCGCTCACCGAAACCGTTTGGGACCGCCTCGGCGAGTCGCTGCACGGCTTCGTCGCCCGCGACCGCGCAACGCCGACCGCTGTCGTGACGCTCGAGCGCGACGCCGAGTCCGAAGTCGTCGCCGGCGTCGCCAAGCTGCTGATTGCTAAGACGACCGAGAGTGGCTTCAGCGATTTCCACCGCGACGAGTACCGCACCCTGCCTGACGTTGACGACCGCATTCTCGCCACCGAGCTGACCGCCCAGTGGCTCTACCGGGGCGAAGGCGCCGGCTCAGGAGGCGACTTCTTGGGCAACCGCCGCGCGGTCGTCGACGCCTTGTTGACGGCGTTCCTCGACCACTACAGCCGCAGTGTGCAAGAGACGCTCTATCGCATGGGCTCGGCGGCGCTCGAAGCGTGCCCCGAGGCCGACGAGATCACGCTGACGATGCCCAATAAGCACCACCTGCTGGCGAAGCTTGTTCCCGAAGGAACGACGAACGACAACGAAGTGTTCGTCGTCACCGATGAACCGTTCGGCTACATTAGCGGCACGATCAAACGCTAG
- a CDS encoding allantoate amidohydrolase has product MPLTALPTPLSLADRVMTRCDELAACSESPECLTRRFLTPPMQCVHDLLREWMGSVGMSVCLDNAGNLIGRRESPGAKQTLLVGSHLDTVPGGGRYDGVLGVLIGLAVVEALGDAELPFNVDVIGFSEEEGVRYSKPYLGSAAVAGCFDPDWLGRVDSTGVTLREAIATYGADPSHIDDCAYDADEVIGYVEPHLEQGPVLERAREPVGVVSGIVGQSRLRLRVVGEAGHAGTTPMAGRRDALVAAAQFVTKVREMGIDTDGLRATVGHFAVFPGAPNVIPERVEFSLDVRHARDDVRERAVDQLIIAGRRIAEVEQCLFEVIEKSAQGAVEVDQPLTLALADAISDVGFQPLCLPSGAGHDAVIMAQRFPVAMMFIRHPGGVSHHPDERVERDDVAVAIDVLTRFVHKLAVQTSDKS; this is encoded by the coding sequence GTGCCCCTCACCGCTCTGCCCACGCCGCTCTCGCTCGCCGACCGCGTCATGACGCGCTGCGACGAGTTGGCGGCATGCTCCGAATCGCCCGAGTGTCTCACCCGGAGGTTTCTGACGCCGCCGATGCAATGTGTCCACGACCTACTGCGCGAGTGGATGGGGTCCGTCGGCATGTCGGTCTGCCTGGATAATGCCGGCAATCTGATTGGGCGGCGCGAGTCTCCCGGCGCCAAGCAGACGCTGCTCGTTGGCTCGCACCTCGACACGGTCCCCGGCGGCGGCCGCTACGACGGCGTGCTCGGGGTGCTGATCGGCCTAGCCGTGGTCGAAGCCCTGGGCGACGCCGAGCTGCCGTTCAACGTTGATGTGATCGGATTCAGTGAAGAAGAGGGCGTCCGTTACAGCAAGCCGTACCTTGGTAGCGCCGCGGTCGCCGGCTGCTTCGATCCCGACTGGCTCGGGCGTGTCGATTCGACCGGTGTGACGCTCCGCGAAGCGATCGCCACTTACGGCGCCGACCCGTCGCACATCGACGACTGCGCGTACGACGCCGACGAGGTGATCGGCTACGTCGAGCCGCACCTCGAACAGGGCCCCGTCCTCGAACGCGCCCGCGAGCCGGTTGGCGTCGTGTCGGGCATCGTGGGGCAGAGCCGCTTGCGGCTACGAGTGGTCGGCGAAGCGGGGCATGCGGGCACGACACCGATGGCGGGGCGGCGCGACGCGCTCGTCGCCGCCGCGCAGTTCGTCACGAAGGTGCGTGAGATGGGGATCGACACCGACGGTCTGCGGGCGACGGTAGGGCACTTCGCCGTCTTCCCTGGCGCGCCGAACGTTATCCCCGAGCGCGTCGAGTTCTCGCTCGACGTACGGCACGCCCGCGACGATGTCCGCGAGCGCGCCGTCGATCAACTGATCATCGCCGGGCGCCGCATCGCCGAAGTCGAGCAGTGCCTCTTCGAGGTCATCGAGAAGTCGGCCCAGGGCGCCGTCGAGGTAGATCAGCCGCTAACGCTTGCGTTGGCGGACGCGATCAGCGACGTCGGCTTTCAGCCGCTATGCCTCCCCAGCGGCGCTGGGCACGACGCCGTGATCATGGCTCAGCGATTCCCCGTCGCGATGATGTTCATTCGTCATCCGGGTGGCGTCAGCCATCACCCCGACGAACGCGTCGAGCGCGACGACGTTGCGGTGGCGATCGATGTGTTGACGCGTTTCGTTCACAAACTAGCAGTCCAAACTAGCGACAAGTCTTGA
- the uraD gene encoding 2-oxo-4-hydroxy-4-carboxy-5-ureidoimidazoline decarboxylase, giving the protein MSDRIANWLNAMSFDDARETMRRCCGAGWWCDAMVATRPFADGGAIAVAADTVFDAMPREAWLEAFTSHPKIGDLNSLRMKFAGNKEWSGGEQSGVNTADDATLQGLADGNDEYEKRFGYLFIVCATGKSAAEMLAILQSRLGNDPETEFSIAAGEQRKITHLRLAKLEPV; this is encoded by the coding sequence ATGAGTGATCGTATCGCCAACTGGCTAAACGCGATGAGTTTTGATGACGCCCGCGAAACGATGCGACGCTGTTGCGGCGCCGGCTGGTGGTGTGACGCGATGGTCGCCACTCGGCCCTTTGCCGATGGCGGCGCGATCGCTGTCGCCGCCGACACCGTCTTCGACGCGATGCCGCGTGAGGCGTGGCTCGAAGCATTCACCAGTCACCCGAAGATCGGCGATCTCAACTCGCTACGGATGAAGTTCGCCGGCAACAAAGAATGGTCCGGCGGCGAACAGTCGGGCGTCAACACGGCCGACGACGCCACCCTCCAAGGCCTCGCCGACGGCAACGACGAATACGAGAAACGCTTCGGCTATCTCTTCATCGTCTGCGCCACCGGCAAGAGCGCCGCCGAGATGCTGGCGATCCTCCAAAGCCGCCTCGGCAACGACCCCGAAACAGAATTCTCAATCGCCGCGGGCGAGCAACGGAAGATTACGCACCTCCGGCTAGCTAAACTGGAACCGGTTTAA
- the uraH gene encoding hydroxyisourate hydrolase produces the protein MSPITTHVLDISLGEPAEGVVITLAKLDEHGQPTAVGHGVTNADGRVTTLLPPGEAAPGVYRLTFETTAYFARTHRESFYPRIEVTFHVTEAESHYHVPLLLSPFGYSTYRGS, from the coding sequence ATGAGCCCGATTACGACGCACGTTCTCGATATCAGCCTCGGTGAGCCCGCCGAGGGGGTTGTCATAACTTTGGCGAAGCTCGACGAGCACGGCCAGCCGACGGCGGTGGGGCATGGCGTCACCAATGCCGATGGCCGGGTGACGACGCTGCTGCCGCCCGGCGAAGCGGCGCCGGGCGTCTATCGGCTGACGTTCGAGACGACAGCTTACTTCGCCCGCACGCACCGTGAGTCGTTCTACCCGCGGATCGAAGTGACGTTCCACGTCACCGAAGCGGAGTCGCACTATCATGTGCCGCTGCTATTGTCGCCGTTCGGGTACAGCACGTACCGCGGAAGTTGA
- a CDS encoding pyridoxal-phosphate-dependent aminotransferase family protein: MLTVPHRLLHGPGPSPVAPSVLEALGKPCIGHMDPAFMEIMNEVRAMMQQVFRTENEMTLACSGTGSAGAEMLMDNLVEPGDVCLIGINGVFGGRLTDKAKRAGGVVHNMTAEWGQVFDTDAILEKIEELKPKLVCFVHAETSTGALQPFDKLAEATHKHGGLLVMDCVTSFAGLPIEIDTWGIDAAYSGTQKCLSCPPGLSPVTLSERAMHKANNRKSPCNSWYLDLALVGNYWSGSRAYHHTAPVNMNYALHEALRLVLEEGLEERFARHQRVHEKLKAGLVKRGFEYASDPDHSLPMLNLVKIPAGVEDEAGIRKRLLNEHDLEIGGGLGKLAGQCWRIGIMGHGARDENVDTILAALDAVM; the protein is encoded by the coding sequence ATGCTCACTGTCCCGCATCGCCTGCTCCACGGCCCCGGCCCCTCGCCCGTCGCCCCCTCGGTGCTGGAAGCCCTCGGCAAGCCGTGCATAGGGCATATGGACCCCGCGTTCATGGAGATCATGAACGAGGTCCGGGCGATGATGCAGCAGGTCTTCCGGACGGAGAACGAGATGACTCTGGCGTGCAGCGGCACGGGGTCTGCCGGCGCCGAGATGCTGATGGACAACCTCGTCGAGCCCGGCGATGTGTGCCTCATCGGTATCAATGGCGTGTTTGGCGGGCGGCTCACCGACAAGGCGAAGCGCGCCGGCGGTGTTGTCCACAACATGACGGCCGAGTGGGGCCAGGTGTTCGACACCGACGCAATCCTCGAGAAGATCGAAGAACTGAAGCCCAAGCTCGTCTGCTTTGTCCACGCCGAGACCTCGACCGGGGCGCTGCAGCCGTTCGACAAGCTCGCCGAGGCGACGCACAAGCACGGCGGCCTCTTGGTGATGGACTGCGTGACGTCGTTCGCGGGCCTGCCGATCGAGATCGACACCTGGGGCATTGATGCGGCGTACAGCGGCACGCAGAAGTGCTTGTCGTGTCCTCCCGGCCTCTCGCCGGTGACGCTCTCCGAGCGGGCGATGCACAAGGCCAACAACCGCAAGTCCCCTTGCAATTCTTGGTATCTCGACCTCGCGCTCGTGGGCAACTACTGGAGCGGCAGCCGCGCCTACCACCACACGGCGCCGGTGAACATGAACTACGCCCTGCACGAAGCGCTGCGGCTGGTGTTAGAAGAGGGGCTCGAAGAACGCTTCGCCCGCCATCAGCGTGTTCACGAGAAGCTCAAGGCCGGCCTCGTAAAGCGGGGCTTCGAGTACGCGTCGGACCCCGATCACTCGCTGCCGATGCTGAACCTCGTGAAGATCCCCGCGGGCGTCGAAGACGAAGCCGGCATCCGCAAGCGGCTGCTCAATGAGCACGACCTCGAGATCGGCGGCGGGCTCGGCAAGCTCGCGGGCCAGTGCTGGCGCATCGGCATCATGGGCCACGGCGCCCGGGATGAGAACGTGGATACGATTCTCGCGGCGCTCGACGCGGTGATGTGA